A single Hyperolius riggenbachi isolate aHypRig1 chromosome 12, aHypRig1.pri, whole genome shotgun sequence DNA region contains:
- the LOC137541342 gene encoding E3 ubiquitin/ISG15 ligase TRIM25-like → MASADTEDLVCPNCQNTSSDMMKPNCEHNFCWVCIDCVLDTQKGSGGHKCRAEFHEHAVVQRTVNLMSKSKAFRSSLLETNKKGICCTYCVHTPVPAVKSCLMCEASLCDIHLQVHSKSSEHVLLEPTIHLANRKCSVHKKILEYYCTEDNTCICVSCILFGDHQGHKVDSFEMVSDKKKERVRHLLQGLIGKKEDADKRVKSGQERKKDIQEKSSSATDRVIALFREIRRQLDTLEKRVLSEISKQEEQVLLSISTLIQQLEIKREELAQKIQHLEELCSMTDSFMVIQEQESESDDFCNLEEVENDSRERYYKEIWKRGMDEGLISVTLYMGLIGIVTNIKRKINLQGATDIFLDVNTAGNDIVLSGDLRTATWSHINQNRSDIPGRFRYDQVLSTRSFSSGRHYWEVETSDSGVWFMGVSYPTIDRKGRQSWIGDNDKSWCLRRYDNVQYSVIHDGKWIQLPHTVSCQSLGIYVDYEAGQLSFYELSDPIRHLHTFTATFVEPLHAAFSVYKSWVRLKS, encoded by the coding sequence ATGGCATCTGCCGACACAGAAGACCTGGTCTGCCCAAACTGCCAGAATACTAGTTCTGATATGATGAAACCCAACTGTGAGCACAACTTTTGCTGGGTCTGTATTGATTGTGTCTTGGACACCCAGAAGGGCTCTGGAGGTCACAAATGCCGAGCAGAGTTTCATGAACATGCTGTAGTACAGAGGACTGTAAATCTAATGAGCAAGTCCAAGGCCTTCCGTAGTTCTCTGCTGGAGACAAATAAAAAAGGCATCTGCTGCACGTATTGTGTCCACACTCCAGTCCCTGCAGTCAAGTCCTGCCTGATGTGTGAAGCTTCTCTATGTGATATCCACCTACAAGTCCACAGCAAGTCATCTGAACACGTCTTGCTGGAACCCACCATTCACTTAGCCAACAGAAAATGCTCCGTCCACAAGAAGATCCTGGAATATTACTGCACAGAGGACAACAcctgtatctgtgtgtcctgcattcTGTTTGGAGATCATCAAGGACACAAAGTGGACTCATTTGAAATGGTCTCTGACAAAAAGAAGGAACGTGTGAGACACCTTTTGCAAGGACTGATCGGGAAGAAAGAGGACGCTGACAAAAGAGTTAAAAGTGGACAGGAACGCAAAAAAGACATTCAGGAAAAATCATCAAGTGCAACAGACAGAGTCATTGCCCTGTTCAGAGAAATCAGGAGACAGCTGGACACTTTAGAAAAGAGAGTCCTGAGTGAGATTTCCAAGCAAGAAGAGCAGGTCTTGCTGTCTATTTCAACTCTGATCCAGCAGCTAGAAATTAAGAGGGAGGAACTGGCCCAGAAGATCCAACATCTGGAAGAGCTCTGCAGTATGACAGATTCCTTCATGGTTATACAAGAGCAGGAATCTGAGAGTGACGACTTCTGTAATCTGGAGGAAGTAGAAAATGACAGTCGGGAAAGATATTACAAGGAAATTTGGAAGCGAGGCATGGACGAGGGGCTGATCTCAGTCACTCTTTATATGGGCCTGATAGGGATTGTAACAAATATCAAAAGGAAAATAAACTTGCAAGGGGCCACAGATATTTTCTTAGACGTAAATACAGCTGGAAATGACATAGTCCTATCTGGAGACCTGAGAACGGCAACCTGGTCACACATCAACCAGAACCGATCTGACATTCCTGGTAGGTTCCGCTATGACCAGGTTCTCAGCACCAGAAGCTTCTCCTCTGGGCGACATTACTGGGAGGTAGAGACTAGCGATTCTGGGGTGTGGTTTATGGGAGTGAGTTACCCCACCATAGACCGGAAAGGCCGCCAGTCATGGATTGGGGACAATGACAAATCTTGGTGTTTACGGCGTTATGATAACGTCCAGTATTCTGTCATTCATGATGGTAAGTGGATCCAGTTACCCCACACGGTCTCCTGTCAGTCGCTGGGGATCTATGTGGAT